The window taattattttaatgacaagtcagaaaattttgaggaagtagtagatgatgccaagaaaccattatatcctaattgtacgaattttaccaaaatatctacgttgataaagttatataatttgaaagctaaatttggatggagtgataagagtttcactgagttattacaattaatttctgacatcttacctacccccaacgaatgccctacttccacttatgaagcaaaaaaaattttgtgtactcttggaatgaagtacgagaagattcatgcctgtaggaatgattgttgcttgtttaggaaagaaTTGTCTGATGCcaatgtatgcccctcttgtggtatgtcaagatggaagattcctaaaaattcaacgaaggaggttaagaatgttccggtgaaagtcatgtggtatttctctccaattccaagatttgaaagaatgtttcgaagcaaagaaacatcaaaattattgacgtggcatggcagaaaaagagaagtgaatgatctattacaacatccaaaagatgcattatcatggaaaaaaatagacaatttatggccagagtttgggtcagaacctagaaatctacgtcttgctctttccacggatggggtaaatccgcatggagatcttagcagtagatatagttgttggccagttatgttagtgacatacaacttacctccatggttgtgtatgaagcgaaaatttttgatgttgactgcactaatatctggtcccaaacaaccgggaaatgaaatagatgtttatttagctccgttagttgatgatttgaaaatactttggcatgatggggtggaatgttacgatgcatatcaagatcaatatttcaggctaaaggctattttattatggaccattaatgattttcctgcgtatggtaacttgtgtggttgtacagtcaaaggatatcatgcatgtccaatttgtggggagaaaacttcatcaatttatttgccaaaaggaaggaagatggcatatattgggcatcgcaagtttctaccacgtcatcatccatataggaaacaaaagaaagttttcaatggtgcacaagaattagaattggctccagaaccattgagtggggaagaaattttcatacaaacaagtaagtacaaacactcatttggtaagagaactatgaacgaaaagaacagtgaaatgagttcttcaggaacttattggaagaaaaaatctattttttttgaattagaatattggaagtttcttgatgtgcgacattgtttagacgtgatgcacattgaaaagaatgtctgtgcaaatctcattggcacattgcttgatattcccggtaaaaccaaagatggagtaaaaagtcgattagatttggttgaattgaacattagatcagagctagcccctcaagtaggggagaaaaagatctttttacccccggcatgttatacattatctcgagcagagaagttgagtttttgtaagacactatctgaattgaaagtaccagaaggctattcatcgaacattcaaagtttagtgtcactcacagatttgaaactgtatggacttaagtcgcatgaccatcacgttcttatgcaacaattgctacctgtggcaattcgtggtattctaccgaaacatgtaagacttgcaattattcggttatgcttcttctttaatgctatatgtaagaagacaattgatacatcacaattgaaaggaatgcaagaagatgtagttgtcactttatgtctattggagaagtattttccaccatcatttttcactataatggtacatcttgtagtgcatctcgtaagagaaattgagttttgtggacctgttcatctaaggtggatgtatccttttgaacgatatatgaaagtcctaaaaacttacgtgcgaaatagaaatcgaccagaaggatgtatggtagaaaattatattgttgaagaggctatagagttctgttctgaatttattgctggagttagttctattggacttaactcatctgtaataaaaaagaattcaaacatggatagagcattatcagcttcttcttttatcagaccgagtaaggagcagttagatcaagctcatctttatgtcattcagaatgtaaatgatgttctaccatacgtcgagtacgtgctaaatcctatctattctcattctatataagttttttatgtaattaattacttaataacttgttatttacgacagacaacatatggagagtttgcgtaagcttaactctggtaaagctcgaagtaaaaagtggattcaagaagagcataatcgctcattcagtcgctggctgtccacacgggtaatcactacaatcatactcttttatgtttgttttggatctaactaaatccaatatattgtgtaggttgcacttgctctcgaagtacctaaaaattctatcacaccttctttaagatggatagctcacggaccttctccagatgtggccacttattctggttacataattaatggatattactatcacacaaaaaggcgtgatgatattaggagagttcaaaatagtggagttagtataaccgctactacgatgcaagtctctagttctaaggacaaaaacccggtcatgtcagatatgacgttttatggtgtaatacgagagatatgggagattgattaccatcaattatcttttattttatttaagtgtgattgggttgacaatagaagtggagtcaaagtggacgagcttgggtttaccatcgttgatctcaaacgtattggacataaatcagactcatttattttagccactcaagcaaaacaagtattctatgtccaagattctgcaaatcctgaatggtcggtggttttaacatctccacaaagaactattgaagaagatttctttgaagatgaaataggagatatgcttcaagagtgtggttacgaaaccattaaaaggatgcccaatgttgatacacctaatgagactgatgatacaaattcaacttatattagacatgattgtgagggtagatgggtagagaagggtatgtcattactttgctttataatgtatttaattttagagttcgtaatataattgatatgcttatggtatctttataatgtatttatgtttaaagttcgtaatataactgctatatttatggtatgtcattactttgctttataatgtatttatgtttaagtttgtaacataattgttatgcttatgtatgttgactttgcttattaatgtatttccattttttgcagattcatagatggaggatagcagtgaggatgaaagagaaatgcttccagaagtaagaaagaaatcatttgttccacgtgggccaactactatgtctgagttggccttagtgagaaattctggacaaaagttgcccattcaatttaatgaacacggacaacctgttggagccacgtctaagaaaatgcaaagttacattggtgtgtgcgttcgacaacagattcctatcacatacaactcttggaaagaagttccgaatgagctaaaagataaaatatatgattgtatatcggtatgagttctattgttatgtttttcatataatgtagtttgctttacactctaagtttaactaagcttttcttttttttttttttgtgtagatgtcgtttgatttacaacccaatgctaaacattctatacttatgtCTGCATCAAGAAAGTTTCGAACGTTCAAGACGACGTTAActcagaagtatatacttccgtctaaggatcaaccatcactcttgcagtttcctcccaaaatctattctcatataaatcaagaagattgggaatcgtttgtggatgctagactaagtgaagaatgggaggtaaataagtttaaattttcaatggaattagaattgttttgatatctacctacaaactaatacgttgtacaggattatagtcgtattcaaagggaaagaaggtcgaaatgcgtatacaatcaccacatgtcacgtaagggatatgctaatcttgccgatgaactagtgagtatttctaattaaattgaagaatttatcttaatatgttgttgttaattaaatatgtatcttttgttgtagaaaataacgcatgatgtttcctatcgatcaactctttggaaagaagcacggaaaggaaaaaataatgattattttgatgatgctactcgagattgtgcctctcggattgtaagtatacttatgattacaatatataatcttttgttaacctaactgatgatgaattgttttatacttgtattgttttataggatgaattagttgcaacaaataaaaatgaggacatcttgactgacgcattgggttccaaggagcacggtggacgtgtaagaggcgtgggtgctttcgtctctcaatcacaatatttcaagacagtaaaagggaaggagaaaatgtgtgataaagaagaggatgactcgaggtgcaaaagtgacaagaagagaagtaatcactcgaggtcatccattggaagtattaatatagatcttgatgccgatgaggacacacctaccaacaaaggagtggaggtaattgactttgttgtcacttttagttttttaactatataggatcaattgttcttaactatgcttttaatatttgtaaagggaacaccatgccaattgtctataggatccattaataatattgttgcagtagccacgatagttgaggataacattggatgtcccaatgttaaagttctagtagacgtggttacgggagaaaatttgactatacccaatccagtgaagggaaagatagagactttaaatcaagcattgggtaacattatagaatggcctcgtcggcttgtttctacgatcaatgacaaacaagtgtgtatcttttttttactatttaagttttgattttatttgtatatgtattttgaatttagaaccttggttgtgataggagcattcaactaggaaggatgtcgtatacccttcaaattatactgacgttaacgagattattaagcttttaaatagacatgccACGAACAACATGgaggatgtagacatgattcgcatcccaatgaacgagctaatatttggaagtgacaaatttgtttatttagctcgtgaagatttgttgcattactgcggcatggttgaaatcggctatatgtgtatactagcgtatattacgtaagtagacaacttatactcatctttatctccaataccacttttgtagttattttgttgatattttaactatggttgcttttacttagatgtctttgggataaatgtgactgtgcaaagaatttttttgtcattgaccaatcaaaaatatcgtcacatatcaaagatcgtgatcttcgatccagaaatttagccaaccagctagaagcagttaacttggaacagaaagtgctaattccatataataccgggtaaataaagaagagaaacacattaatatatttccattgagcttaaatgtgtactcacattgaagatgttgtttattgtagttttcattggatgttgcatgttatcgatcttcgtgaaaattgcgtttatgttttggactctcttcggagtaaagtcaatgaagacattcatggaatcataaatgtgtaagtgtatttactttattacttcttatttaactttcttgtcttctaatgtttcaaaatatttagagggttgaagacatggcaagcgaaacacgatctacaacgctatcgatcaactccaaaatggagacctgtaaaggtaatttgcatttacaggttattactttttatgaaacataagattaatttgtattcaattgatatacatgcagtgccctcgtcaattggattctgtagggtgcgggtactacgtgcaaaagtacatacatgagatagtgcataattctagtacttctattactaaccttgtaagtttctactttaactttttacatattacaatttgtgatccaaactcatactttccatatctttctctttgtgtgtagttcaataccaaaaatgcatatagccaagaggagattgatgagattcgaactgaatgggcagcttttgttagcagatttgtgtaagtagttgctttttgtagttaggttaatagttgatttttgtagttaggttagtagttgatttttgtagttaggttagtagttggtcgagttaagtttttgtaggggacgacagtcctatagttttttgaagggcaggtggtcccgtactaattgttgtttgttagatagtttgtacctatactttagttagtgaaggaaccttctattgtgtttataaatcacgatcttatatattatctttaatggcgttagtgtgcttgtattttagtgttggatcttatgcattgtaggtgtttactattggtttgccatggatggtaggatgtgttgtttgatatgtgtgattatgtatatattggaggatttggagtagttggacttatagtgttgaatatagttgtgtttataatatgtaagtgttggatgatgtgtatttgttgtagttctatatggaagtgtggaaaagtgtgcttgtattttagtgttggatcttatgcattttaggtgtttactattggtttgccatggatggtaggatgtgttgtttgatatgtgtgattatatataagtgtatatattggaggatttggagtagttggacttatagtgttgaatatagttgtgtttattgatatgtgattatatgtaagtgttggatgatgtgtatttgttgtagttctatatggaagtgtggaaaagtgtgcttgtattttagtgttggatcttatgcattttaggtgtttactattggtttgccatggatggtaggatgtgttgtttgatatgtgtgattatatataagtgtatatattggaggatttggagtagttggacttatagtgttgaatatagttgtgtttattgatatgtgattatatgtaagtgttggatgatgtgtatttgttgtagttctatatggaagtgtggaaaagtgtgcttgtattttagtgttggatcttatgcattgtaggtgtttactattggtttgccatggatggtaggatgtgttgtttgatatgtgtgattatatataagtgtatatattggaggatttggagtagttggacttatagtattgaatatagttgtgtttattgatatgtgactatatgtaagtgttggaagtgtgctggaattttaggtattattgtgtgcattgcaggtgaattaggtattattgtgtgcattgagtagtaggcattatagctagtgtgcaagcaatttttttattttttacaatatacgatgacgaacatttccggacgtagttcgactcaaataatatcggttttgccgtcataaaaactattataaatacgacatgaaatgaatctttaatgtcggtttaaaaaacgacataaaatgtgtctttaatgtcggtggaaaaacgacattaaatgtgtctttaatgtcggtggaaaaacgacattaaatgtgtctttaatgtcggtggaaaaacgacattaaagatgtgcactaagcaacattaatgtcggtttaaaaacgacattaaagacatctttaatgtcggttataaaccgacattaaagacagctttaatgtcggttgtaaaccgacattaaagatgaaccgacattaaagaccttcaataacaccttcaaagatgtcggtttataaccgacatcaaaggtctttaatgtcggtttataaccgacattaaagacacctttaatgtcggttataaaccgacattaaagcccaaccgacattaaaggcctttaataacgcttacaaagatgtcggtcgccaagtgacattaaaggcctttaatgtcggttttaaaccgacattaaaggccaaatttcttgtagtgccgAGATGCTCACTATGTCTTTAGTCTTGCGTAACTACTAAATCCacattgagtacaagttttcttATTGCTTGTTCAAGTGTAAGGGAAACAATAGGTTTTCTGGATAATCAAGGGTCGAACACAGAGAATTGATATTAAATCTTAGTTATAAAGATCACTCTTCATCTACGCGGTCTAAAATAACTATACAGTAAAGTCAAGTGAGCTAAATCTACTATCTAAGCTAGAGAATTTGTAAAAGGTGGTAATAATAGTGGCGAGATGGAAATGTGAACTAGCTTGTATTAAGAAAGAGTGAGAAAATCTTTGCATTGCAAGAGATTAAAGTACGCGATAAGCCATGATACGATAGAGATTAGttaactagcttatgattaaaGCGAGCACCTCTCAGTGTCTTAAACGCCACACTTGCTCTCCTCTCGGGATGCAAATGACTAAGATCTTTAAGTGATATAAATCTAGAAGTTGTTGCTTATAAGGTTTATAGTACTTCTCTTTTATGGATGACAACCTCTTGGTGCCAAGTACCCACACTTATTCTCCTTTCGGGACATAAGTGATAGAAGTTATCTTGctaaggtggagtttgtctccaaactccttcTTACACGTGTTAGCcatgtccttgctacttactctctcaaGTAATTGGTAACAAGCACTTGCCATGCGATgattatagctcaactaacgcgaTCTGCCTTATAAGTTAAACTACTTATCAAGAACCTATCACAAACCTAAGCTACTCATAACACATTGATAGATGAACAGTAAAGAAATGTTGGATTGGAAGTGGATAAATGTataatgtattaaagaatgtaggtcTTAGGCTACTATATAATATGAACTCatacattacaaaaaaaaaatacaaaaaaaaaatacaaaaatagaaagtaaagagaatgacattacaagttaggggaaggGGAGTGATGGAATCTTCTCTACTCTTTCTCTAAGCTCTCATTTATAGATTgattggagaagaagaagaaagcatTTACAGACAATGGAAAGGCCAGTCCTTTCTGTCAGAATTATAGATTTTGGCCTATTCGGGCACTCTTTGCTTGGTGTACAAGGAGGCTTTCTATAGGCAACTTTCGGAGGAAAACTTATATTCTTCTGATAATGTCAACGCTGATTGCAGCCTTgttaagtcacatcaactccaactatcattcttgtcttctaatgaATCTTCCTCATGTGATGGCGTAGCTCCTCGCCTAGAAATTGTACTCACCAGACGAGGTTCTTCTCGCGTAATCCTTTGCACGGGCTACTCTGGAATTAactattcttcttttttttattaatccTATGTTAAAACACTAAAAACCAGGGTAAAATAGGCATGTGGACCTATGTAAGATGTATTTCTTTATAGTTATGAATTTACACTATAAGCTACACATTTTGACACATTTACTTTGCGTTTTGGTTCCATTATTCTACCTGAAAagccataataacttgtatttctatgATCATATGTAACTTGATCCCAATGCTTAGTGAGTTATGAACTCTTGCCTTCGAGGAATTGTTCTTtaatttgtatgggtgagagtgtgCCAAGTTGTTGACTctatatgcctaccattttggtgACGAGATTGAGTGGGGAGATGATAACGTAGTTGTAAGGCTCTGATCGTGATCTGCCTTTACGTAATAAGACACCATGCGATGGAGATAGCCTATGCGATAAGAACTATTGTGCAATGGGAAAAGACTATGTGGGAATCCTTGTTGTCATATAAGTTTACTTCACTGAAAAGTGAGGACCTCACTCTCACAAAAAGAAAGTTGGCAATTGATTCGACCTTGTTGTATAATCCGAATCAAGGATAAGAATATGACTGttagaatttataaacaaaaactcatagttattagtttaaaattatattctattaaGTAAAGTGGTTATTAATGACTAATGTCCCGAGATTGTTTAGTGTAGACTT is drawn from Cucumis melo cultivar AY chromosome 11, USDA_Cmelo_AY_1.0, whole genome shotgun sequence and contains these coding sequences:
- the LOC127143876 gene encoding uncharacterized protein LOC127143876, with the protein product MNELIFGSDKFVYLAREDLLHYCGMVEIGYMCILAYITCLWDKCDCAKNFFVIDQSKISSHIKDRDLRSRNLANQLEAVNLEQKVLIPYNTGFHWMLHVIDLRENCVYVLDSLRSKVNEDIHGIINVGLKTWQAKHDLQRYRSTPKWRPVKCPRQLDSVGCGYYVQKYIHEIVHNSSTSITNLFNTKNAYSQEEIDEIRTEWAAFVSRFV